The segment TCACAGAAAGGAAACGGTGACATCTGTCTGACATGCCTTTAGCTTTCACAACAGCCCCTCCCACATTCTACAGGCCAATCATTTTTCATCAATAATACAATGTCCAACTCCAAATAAACATCATCAGTCCATCTCACATCTGTGttaaattgttactttttttattcgtttattttatattttaaacgtAAACAAAGCACAAAATTTAAGTGGTTAGTTTCTAATCTTCcatacaacaaaattgtaaacataCGGCTGCATTCAAAAGGACAATACCCAGTAAAATTGTCACTTAATTTCCTAATTTAATCTGCATCGTCTGTGAGATTCAATACGGCAACTCCCATCTGCCCATGCCTAAAAAACGCCATCTTCGATTGTGTCATGAATTCCTACCCGTGTAGTTTGTAATGACACCGGCTGACACGACGGGTAAACCCACCCGCTGTCTCCAGTTTCAAGACCCCAAAACCATTACATTCCTCAtcatcaataacaacaaaatcaacagtAACTATTGGAAAATGTGTGAACATCACACCTACCTTATTACCGAGGAAGGAAATGCTGTAAATACTTGACTACAATACCAGAAATTATTTCGTTTTTCCACATAATAAATCCTTACCTTTGCGTAAAAATGGCCGACAGCAACCGCTTCACATTATCTTTGACCTCAATATCGTTTCGCCAATTTTTACGACGTTGTAAAAACCTCTAAAAAGTATTATACGACTTTTTATATAAATACTTGAAGTGTTTAAAAGCAAAGCTAAAGGgaggaatttattttaaaataatttaacagcGATTTTTGATAAAAAGTAGATCGCTGAGCCGCCCCTTTTTAATGCTGAGTGAAACGCCCCAAAACTCGTGGCATGAATAACGTCATCTGCGAGAGCAAGCCGGGCGTCGAGCGCCCTCAATAGCCAGACAAATTGACGGCTTTGTTGAAATGCCTTAATTTTTGTAAGCATGATTGATTGCATTGTAAATTGGCATTATAATATACAcaaatgtgtaattttttcaCATCGAAAACTATTCCTGATTTTCAGTGTGCCTAATCCACTTCCCAAACCTCGCCCAAGAATAAAGgaaaagcattttaaaaatgaaataaaagggAAGCACTCACATTCTATGTATTCCAAACTAAGTGGATTTATTTTATGTCCAATGTGAACATCAACACAAATACTCCAGACAAAAaaagtaacacaaaacaaacagtgCAAACATAGATAATTATCATTTAGTAGCCTGTGCAAGATGGCTACTTTTTCTCAGTGCAGAAAGTATAGTTTGCCAAAtccaaataaatgtttatttacaTATCCTCACTTGGGCCAATTTAATAAAAccagtaagcacaacaacttgctaagcacataaaagtcatgcttaacagaaacaggttacccgCCAAAACTACGTTAagttacattgttgtgactggtgccccactcaatttttgcttagcaaagaattttttttcaagcaataaTTTCTGCATATTGGTTTAACCCTTCCGATgcaaaagcactgtatactcagtactttccaaagttcTGAGAACAAAATCCaagcatattacttgggtgctTACCAGGTTTATGTAATCGGGCCCTGCTGTTTTTTGTTAGTATATGTATGACAAAATGACAAAGCAAGTTAAATATCAAGtcatgatattattatttaccaGTAGTTATTTGTtgcaacaaaacacaaaacaaaaatatgaagtTGACAACAAATATTGTTATCCAATATAGTAGCTATATtggaattaaaaacaaagtaaattaaaaagaaataaaacactaAACTAAAATTAAACTAAAAGAATATACCAGCAGCTTCAATGTTGGATGTTTTCAAGAATCTGTTCCCGTAGCAAAAATAATTActctcaaaataattctaagAATTTGTGTTTAAAAGGTTTGTAAACTCAACTTAAACGAACAAAGTTATTGTTTCCCTTAAGTCATGGTTTAAATTGATATATACAAATCTGGACAAAACTTTTCAATGATCCAACCTAACTTTCAAAATCGTTTtgcaaaatatgttttaaaataagttgAGACTGtacaaaaatcattcaaaatgcCTTAAATTGATTATTCTCTTTTACTTATTTCAGAACATGTTTTGTTACATGATGCCATAACTTTGATTTACCACTTTGCAAATATGTTGTTCACTGGTACCCACAATAGTCGGAGGTGTGATTGAATAAAAATGAGCATTCCTGAAAGTTTGACCACATTAGCCATTTTCACACTtctctatagaccatgtgaactttgtctacaataagtgtgaccttgtgcattctttggatattctggcaggcaagatactgcactggtcctatgataagttaatattttgtgtcataatttccacataaatccaagagttatgaaagtaaaagctggacaagttttgtgccccctttcatcatatcaaaagtttataggaattagacagtgcaatctccataaaatataagatgttatgttttcttccattaggctgtgtataaatcgtgcctgcaggaagtccaggctctgtggctctttagTAAACATGTGATatcataggtcacatcgtctattccCCAGGGAATAACAGCCTgccctttcacacttggatcgctttacccctgatctaccccaaCACATGGGTATACCCCGGGGAACAGCCACCCATACTATAGAGTAGGGGGAAGCGGTAAAACCCTGAGGTAAGTGCAAATGGAACCCCATGGAATAGGGACCCAAGCAGGTACACTGTGAAAGCAAAGTGCACAGGggtaaccaaaaaaaaaacctcccagGGTCTCCCCATGGCTGTATTCCATGGGAAAAGAGATCGGGATGAAGCCCACTGAATTTACATGGTATTACATTTTAGAGGTTTACAGATTCTTTGCCAATATTCAGATTCAATATTGGAAGGATTGgtcatagacctttatcatgctgtcaccatcttggtcatgttacctgtttccataacagtaatgaatgctagcATTaatgcgcaaacatggcaccagactatattttcgtccagcctcagtttggttacaatgagttggaatggagtaaaatcaagatggccacaccgtgataaaggtctatagcaaGGGCCAAGTCTTTCATTTCAATAAAATGTGACAGTGCACAAAGTGAGAAATCCCTGACAGATCACAGGCCTGAGTAACGTACTCTGCAAATATGGAAAATGTCTTGCAATACCTACAACAGTCCTTAAGGAGTGAATTATAAACTAACAAGAGAGTTGAATCAACTCAAGAAACAGCAGTTAAATAACAGTcattttttcagttttacatTCCTGAATAGTTTTGGTCAATGTTGTGGTTTTCAAGTGAACATGATCTTGAAATACAATGATACAAGATTGGTTAAAAGATCATTACCTAATTATTTAGTTATCCATTGCTCTTGAATCAACAACATTCTCCTCCAGCAATAGTATAAACTAATCTGAATACATGTCAACCTTGTGCCCCATTGCCTTTGCACACAAAGAGCCCTAGttgtgcatttaaaggcagtggacactattggtaattgtcaaagactagccttcacagttggtgtatctaaacatatgcataaaataacaaacctgtgaaaatttgagctcaatcagtcatcgaacttgcgagataataatgaaagaaaaaaacacccttgtcacacaaagttgtgtgcgtttagatggttgataaatctgaggtcttgaaatcaaattcgtggaaaattacttctctctcgaaaactatggcacttcagagggtgtcgtttctcacaatgttttataccatcaacctctccccattactcttcaccaagaaagattttattctaataattattttgagtaattaccaatagtgtccactgcctttaataaaaggTTTAAAGACCATTGTGTGCTTGTCTATAGACCAAGAATGTCTTGCatgtattcaaacattttttgtgaACGATGGTTTAGTAGGCGCTTTGGTTTAAGCGTGAACAAAGGGCTTTGTGCGGAAAACAGGGCCCAATGTTCAAAAACACGAGAGACTTGCAAAGTCAGTATGACTTTCAGAATTTTCAAACAAGTACTGCAAATTTAAGAAATAACTACAAATGGCAGACtttgggtacaaccatgggtaaaatctctttaGGAGTGTTGGCTCAGAAAAGAGCAGGTCTCAACACTTTGAACAGAATACTCTGGTCatctttttctttctctttaagACATGCATACAAGACGAAACATCAATACCACatcagctcttttcagagccagcactcctccaaaagagattttaccaatggttgtacctgcaagtctACTATTCAAAGttcttattttccacaccatgcaaggCCATCACTTACTTTGAATTTCATGGAATGTAAAAATTAGAATTTTGACAAATCCATATCCAACCAGTTTTGACAACCTCtgaaaacagtcatgacagatTCGTAGTTAAAGATactaatttataaaaaacaattctCAACGCTATGCCAGCAATGGGATGTCCACATCAAATAAATCACAAACTCCTTCACTGTCGTCCAAGTTGAAGTAGTAGTCTTGTTCTCCAGGAGGTGGGGAGAGGCTCAGGAAGGGGACATAACcagctaaaaataaaacaaacaagaacacATGAACGGATTGTGAGACAAGTTAAAATGTACAGAAATTTGATACATGAAATTGAGGCATAAGgtaaccacagagagactgttcgTCCCGAGTAGAGAGAAATTGTGGATAAGGCGCCTCCaaaccattcaaccccatggtctgaataTCCAAGAAGGGAATTACTAAAAGCTGTTTGTTTTTTGCCTTCTCCGTGGTCCCACAGAGGAAGTATATTGACTAATGAAGTATGTATACCaataaagacaaatgagatgAATATTTTCTTAAAGCGTATGTCTTAttgcttttttaaataaaaaacagaatGCATGTTAAACTGTTCTGGGCCAGttaacattttgagcaaaaagCCCTTTGGtcgtgtgatttttttccacccaaattcaagccctgaagTGGAACACATTCTTAGTCATCTAAGGTTGTTTGTTGCCGATTTGACTTAGCCAAGACAAAAAGGTTAAATTAATGTCTTACTTTCTGCCGAGATAAGTTCATCTAATAGTTGTGAATCCATCAATGTATCTTCACCAGGCTGGAATAACATATCGGTTGGGATGTCCTTCAGGCTATCCGCTGCTTGTTAAAACACAAAGAAATTTTATtaatcagaaaaaaattatatagtttttgttggaaaaaaatagaaaaaaattgtCTTGATGGCATGTCTTGTAATAACCCATAGCACCCACAGTAagtgccatggtgccctgtgattttgctgtggtgcccttttcaATTACTAATgcacattttccccatagagtGCCACTCACTCACTCGGTCGCCCACAGGCGTGCTCGagtataagcctttttgaggtatggcggacatgaTACGCGCgtgtcacacgccgcgactgatgctacgctcaccatgttggtggtcattaggtttacgtgtaaatgccgcgttgcctaaaatgcgcacttcactgaatagcatacgttctatttctatggtcaatacgcacaaaatttaccacaactttacagtgctgtagcattgtgtccgccatacctcaaaaaggcttatggctTTTCTAAGTAATTCGGTCTTGTATAAGGGTGGCCAGTTCGTCTGTTGATTCTACACCGATGTCCTTTTGCAACACGCCGGTgtaagacatttttttaatcttcctcGACTCCTGTGTTCGTGAGTTGGTTTCAAGAGAATGACTAAGAAGTGCCCCTTATAAGAGGAAAATAACTGTGCCCCTTAAAGAGCGAAGTTAAAGGCCTGGGATTGTCTACATAACAGCTGTTCATATCAAGAGATTTAGCCATTATATAATCTGTTATACTCTTTTAGAAATAGAACTAGCCGtttcaaactgcttaccaatcaaAAGGACATAGTATGAATGCACAtttgtacaaaacaaagcaagcaaactttaaaaagtacagAAGGTACCATTCATGACCAAAATCCATGAATCAATGTTCACAacagaattgttttgttaagAATAAGGTCAATCAATACGTACGAGGACTGGATCCATTTGCATCAACTTCCTTCTTTATCGACACAGGGAATATTTCAGCGGGTTTGACTTCCGGTTCCACCTTAGGCAGCATCTCGACCTCCCTAGGAATTGACTCCGCTGGAACCAAGCGGCTTCCGACTGGTACCCCAGTACCGCTGAGGATAGCTGGTTGTAGGTCATGAGGAGGCACTGGTACTACTACTGGACTATCGCTGGCTTCATCTTTGTTGACGAGTGTCACAAAGATGGGACCCTTGTAGCTTTTGAGGTGAATTTGATATCGTTTTTTATTGGCTGGACCCTGGTTAGGATAAAAAAAaggtatggatcattgtataaCATTGATCAGTGGaatgttaaaaatgtaaacattgaaGTGGTTGATccttattgacccaattcacctgacgtcatcatcagaataatcttggataatactggtgggcaatgtcactctTTGCgctattcagtgaagtgcgcattttaggcgatatGGCGTTTACActtaaacctattgaccaccaaaatcgtgagcgtggcacagttgcCGCGTGTGACATGCCTACAAGGGGTCAATTAACAAatgctcataaaaaaaaaccactaacAGCCACTTTAGCAATggtcaaaattaaaacatggATTGACCTCCAGTTTGGAccttggcccaacttcatggctctgcttaccgccaatgTTCTGCGCCAGCTGTGTAGTAGTAGTGTGTAATTTGTTGAGTTTTGAGGAGAGAAGTAGAATAATGATACAGAAGTGGCCACCAAACTTGTTTGTTTGGCTAGTTATCAACAAATGAGACAGTAACAAAAGCCAAATTTAAAGAGAGCTTTGAGAAAATTGAGATGGgcatttcaaatttttacaaacaCTTACATTTTCTGGTACAGGAACTTGTAACTGTGTCCCTGAAGGGGCTTGAATCGCAAGCAGCGTGTCCCCCGTAAAACATCTACACAGATCCTCATGGGTTACATATGCCAATGTGAAATAAACAGTTAAGGATACTACACTTTCAAAAACTATCAACTACGCAgggaaaaaataattattcaatcaGGTTGGATATCTACAACATTCCGCCTTGGTCCCCTTTAACTATGTCTTACCACTTTTAAACCGATATTGGGATATTATAGGGCTAACTTACCACtagtatttttcattttaaaggtagggtcatagattgttaAATACTCTGAACATCAATGaccataaatacttacttggtgagaagcacagctgttgatagtataaactattttgagaaaggattccctttaaAGTTTGGACCCTATGTTTACCTAATAACATTTGCATCTGATAAACAAATCAACGATTCCAATggttcatgcatgaatcgtttcccagatttctgagggttggtgacAGTGCGCACAAGCCGAGTCCAGAGATGTAAGCACTTGCGGTCACCTCTGTGaacgttcttgtgaaaatactggaCAGTTGTTTGCTGCCTTGCCCTACCTGACAGCATAGGTTTCCCTATAGGGGTTTTCATACCAGGCCTAAAATTGGAATTGCtccattgtcttctctacaacaacaaaagttgGTTTGATGTTTCCTTTGCCGACTATATAATTCAGATTTAGATGAAAAGGATATCTGCTGTTTTCTTGGTCGTCTGTGACGTTCCTGATACTCTGTTGTACTCTATTTCTTTGCTCATCTAAATCCGCCTCAACGTCCTCCATCTCTTTAAGTTCCTCTTTCAACATGTCTAATCTGTCCGACATTTCTGTCGTGTTGCAGCCGGGTCCAGCACCCCTGATGAtgattgggtaaaaaaaaaactttcatcgACTGTTGTTTCATTGATTTAATAGCGTTGTTTAAAGCTTATCTACCAAATTTAACAGTGCAATCTGAAAGGTCAGTAATGTGATTGCAAATTGCTCAATAGTTTGACAGGCCTGGCCTGATACCTCACGGAGGCatttcctccatgccccctggttattgccttggtgtccttgaaacGCGCCACTGGAAattaaaatttcctcataggggtgtcctttaccaaggagagaatgcctttgtgcccttgccctttccaaaacaaaGAGTACAGGCCTGGTTGTCACCCATGGTTATTTTGTTATAACTTGATGAATATTTCAGATAAAACTAAAAATCCGCTTAAGGGTTGATTAAACCTCCGAGGGCTTTGAAGTTTGCTTACCTTTCAGTTTTACTTTGAGGTACAAAAACTATcagtgtatattttttttttaaagccattatacactttcggtacagaaaacatggtgaaagacttctcttgaaatatatatccatgaaatgctttactttttgagaaaacaatatcaattcttgatatcgagaattacggatttattttaaacacatgtcatgacacggcgaaacgtgcggaaacaagggtgggttttcccgttattttctcgcttttttttcctgttagttgtgatacacgaagtgtgggacttggacaatactgtttaacgaaagtgtataatggctttaactgggCATATATATCCaacaatacgcctctcttaatattcatgcatgacgtcataattcttacccaaaatgaggctataggcgcacgtccgctacgacttgcagtggctgcgcctaaGGCCTCGCATTGGATTAGAATTGTGACGTactcatgcataagtattaagacaAGCGTATACACCACTGATCATCTTTCACTTTAGTTTAACGTACGTACTCAGTGGCTACTTTCAAACTTTTAGAGACACCAAACAAATACTAAAAGACAATAAACAGTAAACAGTTTGTAGACTTACTTCCATTGGATACTATTTTTAGATTTCTTCTCGATTAAGCCAATTCCTTCTAAAACATTTGTTATATCATAAATTCTTCTTTTCTGTCGTACTGCTAATGTGTCAGCTgcctgtaaaataaaaacacaataatactTTTGTTAGTATTTGTACATACGTCCATTCAAACAATGTGTCAAATTGACTGTAATTGAAATGTTtgtaattattactattaatactAATGCCATTGCATTGGCATTAgataataaattgaattgaaatttgaaatttttactttacaattttttattagTTCAAATTTATTTGATTAACATCAAGTTATAAGGTAAATataaattttgtgattttttttaaataaccttATCATATAGTTGGCCCTCGTGTGTAACTCACTCACAAACCCAAATTTATGGATTATTTCTTTAAATCTTGTTCTATTTTTCTAAAGTCTATTccgacaaaaaacaaaacaaataaatctccattattttaaatgaaaataagaAGACTCGAAGAGTTTCTTTAAAATGTCTGTAGGCTATCCTAAATTATGATAAAGGGAAATCCTGGTAGGCAATCCTACCACCACTTttttcattcaatttcatttaaaattaactaaaaagtaggcctatttcctattttgtattttgtgtaggtttaaaagtttgattttgttaatgtaattttaaaatatagtttttaaaaatggtgGAGGGAAGGATAACCACAATAAGGAAAAATTACCCATCTATGGGATTTTGAGTTGGTTGATCAATTTCTAGTAAACCATTTAAACGCAGTCACAACTGGATCTTGAATTGAAACACGATCCAACACTACattcggaaaagtttctgtatggcgccaccactttttcattcgaaataaaataatatagtatctaatttacctgattgatatatccctttttgtaaaaatgagtgaaaaagtggtggcgccatacggaaagttatccctacaTTCAAACAGTTCCACGATTTAGGTGCACACAGAATGACAGATCGAGCTGCAAAAAGAGTTCTAGCCTGCATTCCGATACACACAATCCagtttgtacacaaaacaaaacttgacaacaaattaaaaatgactGGAACTACCCCCAAAGTACGACCAATTCCCCCAAACCCGGCCATCATACCATTTTAAGATCAAGGACTCCATCTTTAGCTTCTTGGAGGAGAGCCACAAATTTTGTTGTGAGTAAACCGAGGCTTTTTTCGTGCCTATTCGCCGGCGTTCCTGGACTTAACTCGGCCGCCATGCTTTCGTTGATTGTGGCcgttaatttatttgttgactGGTGAactgtgttttgtgtgtatTCTTTTTACGCAAAATGTGGGCACCTGTTTATTTTCGAAGCGATAAGTTTCACCGATTGAGGGGGCTATAACAACAAAGCATAATCGACTTTTTAGTGACATCCACACGACGCGGCGGCACACACAATTAACTCATGGTTTTTATTTAGTAGGttcaattaatttaaaacaaaatgacggTGATTGGAAGTTTACAGTTCTTGGTGTTATTGTTTCTGTAGActtgtttttaaacaagaattcttgtttacaaaaaacatttttttttttaaatagtaggGGTGACAGTGGCCTTTTAGTTAGTAGGTGCATAGAGTAAGGAAATGGTAGGTGTTTACGAGTACCAACATTTTTGTGATAAGTGTTCATAAGACAATGTAGAGAACTCTTATTGTCTCAATCctggttattttcagaaccagcatttcttcagaaaaacaaattcagtcCTCTAATTAAATTACACCTGCCGAGATTCTGCATGCCCTCTATGAAATCAATGAAATCAAgtgggctggaggaggatgattcaaaagagggcgctaacaGAAGAGGTTTGCCGAATCTCCGGCCGggcgggggacagaatctctccCCTCTGCCACATCTCACACCGGATGTTCAGTCATCCAAGGGCCTTATTCTTCAAATCCATTTTATCGGCAGTCAGAAATTCAAACGTCTTTAGCCATCTACAATTAAGTGTAAACAAGTAATTGGTcgtcaacaacaaataaattgatCAAAGTCACGGTCACTTTTGAACTCCTATCACGCTCGCAGTGAGTCACCATCGAAACGATAATGACGTCACTAGGGTTCTACCACAGAGGATAACCGGAAAGCTGATATCTCGTTCATCTGGGCCTGTGTTTCAGTAAAGAATCAGATGCAGTGTGAACGTGTGAGATGCATCAAAATGCAACTTTCCTGTTTCCCCCGCATTGAAACTTGAATCTCCCCAATTTTTACTTGAAGTAATTCCTAGTTCCTCTTTAGCGGGTATAGGAGGCCTACTTCATTTTCGTGGAACTACATCTGGGCATAGATAAGATCATCTTATCCTAAGCGGCCCGGTGGTACTAAAGTGAGTGAGTGGCTTAATTATCTGGTTTCATTACCCCATTAGAGACCAAGGTTGTCCAGTATTATTAGTTTCATAAAATACGGCCAACTTGACAAGGTTAAAATCAAGGACCCGGGCTAATGTCACGCAAGATATTAACCCGCGCAATGGTGCATTGACGCAAGTTGTTTCAGGATCCTGTGAGTTTCTGACCACACGACATTAAATATAGACTGATGTTAAAGGCGCTGCACGTTTGgtactattgtcaaagaccggtattctcacttggtgtatctcaacattatgcataaaaaacaaacctgtgaacattttgggctcaatatgattggtcatcgaatttgcaagagaataatgtaagaaaaaacatccttgttgcaatactttgtgtgtgctttcagggcgttataaaaaacttcagctgaagtcttttattatttgggtgcgaagttacctctttctaatTTACGTttcttcagaaggagccgtttctcacaatgttttatgcataccaacagctctctgttgctcgctaccgagtaagtttttatgctaacaattattttgagtaactaccaatagtgtccagtgcctttaaagatagaCTTATGTTAATATCATCAGTTTGAAACTTGGCCTCGGTTGACCTTCATGAATCACCGACCAACGTACGTGTCAGCCAAACACGTAATCCCCCCTCaggacaagaaaaaaaagttgccaTAACAAACTCATAAACGAAGTGcagcaaaacacaaaacacaaaaacacagtCATGTCACCCACCGGAAATGTCATATTAAACCCTCGCATAGCAGCAGCTATAAAAGTAGGAAATAGTTGATTAGGACCACTAAATCGCAGACGTAAAAGGCAATTTCAGAGCCTGTCTATAGTGAAGAAACAAGTGGCGATCATAGCGTTTGAAAGAAACAAAGTTTGAGCTGAAGCAGTACTCTGATAGATAAATTGAAACCCCGCAACCAGCCATGCAACCCCTCGGTGCCGTGCTGCTGACCGTCCTCCTCGGAGCTCTCGTCCATGgacaaggtaaaacaaaaatctaacaACAGTTTTCAACTTtgtgagttttattttaaaatctaGAATAATTTTGGTTGAATCACAAGAGTACGACATTCAAAACAGTTCGTTGAGGCACTGGGTATAGGCCTACGCAAGTAATCAAAAACTCAATGTGCGCTATGTTGATGGTGTTGGACTTAATTTGGTTGCATATTATTCTTGTTTTGCTGACTCTTGATTTTTCCTTCTGCGCCGACTCTTTCAAATCAAAACGGATCATTGAAAGTAGACTAAActaaacttattttaaaagcCCTAACAATTACTCATTTTTGTTGCATTGTTATATAGTAGACAAAGCAACCACTTGTTTGATTTCTTTATGTAATCTGTGCAGTCGTAGAATATAGATCTTTTAACAATAGAGCCTACCAGTCTTATTACtccattcaaataaataaaataaagtaatctGAACAGTCAAACTGTACTGCTCTCCCAAGTAAAGAAACATGTATGTCAAACTGCATCTAAAGTCCTTTTCACAATGACTGCATCTATATCCGAATGGTATATCCACCTGCCGAAACATGATATAGCATGCAGCCTTTGTTTGTTTACCATCATGTGTCTATGGAGTTCACCTTGGTTATTTGTTGTTTACCCCATTATTAAACTTGAGCAAAGGTAATTGGAGCCGTGCCCTGTTAACGCTCGTTATGccgcatgtttttgttttacccatataggTCATACACGTCCCTTTCAACGTGATCTTATATTGCGCAGTGACCTATATACAATTGTTGTATTCCTTGTAATGCGCCAGTAGATATACTATACTGGCGCATtacaagggaaaaaaaatgcaGAGATCTTACGAGTTACCGCCAATATATTCACTTTATGAGTCCTTCACTTGCGCAGCGTAACACTCAAAGGA is part of the Asterias rubens chromosome 4, eAstRub1.3, whole genome shotgun sequence genome and harbors:
- the LOC117289439 gene encoding transcription factor E2F5-like produces the protein MAAELSPGTPANRHEKSLGLLTTKFVALLQEAKDGVLDLKMAADTLAVRQKRRIYDITNVLEGIGLIEKKSKNSIQWKGAGPGCNTTEMSDRLDMLKEELKEMEDVEADLDEQRNRVQQSIRNVTDDQENSRLAYVTHEDLCRCFTGDTLLAIQAPSGTQLQVPVPENGPANKKRYQIHLKSYKGPIFVTLVNKDEASDSPVVVPVPPHDLQPAILSGTGVPVGSRLVPAESIPREVEMLPKVEPEVKPAEIFPVSIKKEVDANGSSPPDSLKDIPTDMLFQPGEDTLMDSQLLDELISAETGYVPFLSLSPPPGEQDYYFNLDDSEGVCDLFDVDIPLLA